A stretch of Macadamia integrifolia cultivar HAES 741 chromosome 7, SCU_Mint_v3, whole genome shotgun sequence DNA encodes these proteins:
- the LOC122083405 gene encoding probable anion transporter 6, whose translation MARMKFPKRYTIVILTFICTFVCYVERVGFSIAYTAAADAAGVNQSSKGTILSTFYYGYACSQVPGGWAAQRIGGRRVLLLSFVLWSLTCALVTLDPNQVKTLVMARLLVGVAQGFIFPSIHAILGQWVPPHERSRSVSLTTSGMYLGAAAGMLFLPSLVKFRGPQSVFSAEAALGAIWSILWLKCGSEPSRSDYPKMTPSGYGESLLPIKGGLQKMKVDTDGSLVRAAKIPWKRIFLSLPVWAIVVNNFTFHYALYVLMSWLPTYFELGLQLSLQDMGSSKMLPYLNMFIFSNIGGVVADHLITRKILSVTRTRKFLNTIGFLVASFALMALPMFRTSGGAVFCSSVNLGFLALGRAGFAVNHMDVAPRYAGIVMGVSNTAGTLAGVIGVGLTGRLLEAAKTAHLDLSSPESWRSVFFMPGYLCIFSSIAFLLFATGEKIFD comes from the coding sequence AAAGCGATATACAATTGTCATTTTAACCTTCATCTGCACATTTGTTTGCTATGTAGAACGTGTCGGCTTCTCAATTGCTTACACAGCAGCTGCTGATGCTGCTGGGGTGAACCAGTCAAGTAAAGGCACCATACTTTCCACATTCTACTATGGGTATGCTTGTTCACAGGTGCCTGGAGGATGGGCAGCCCAGAGGATTGGGGGAAGGCGTGTTCTCCTCCTCTCATTTGTGTTATGGTCTCTAACCTGTGCTTTGGTAACGCTAGATCCAAACCAAGTCAAGACCTTGGTGATGGCCCGCTTGCTTGTTGGAGTTGCACAAGGTTTCATATTCCCATCCATCCACGCTATACTTGGTCAGTGGGTCCCACCTCATGAACGGTCACGATCAGTTTCTCTCACAACTTCTGGAATGTATCTTGGAGCAGCAGCTGGCATGCTTTTTCTGCCCAGCCTGGTGAAATTCAGGGGACCTCAATCTGTCTTTTCAGCTGAGGCTGCTTTAGGTGCTATCTGGTCCATTCTTTGGTTGAAATGTGGAAGTGAACCATCTCGCTCTGACTACCCAAAGATGACACCTTCTGGGTATGGGGAGTCTCTACTGCCAATTAAAGGGGGTTTGCAGAAAATGAAGGTGGATACTGATGGAAGTTTGGTGCGGGCTGCTAAAATCCCATGGAAACGAATATTCCTTAGCTTGCCAGTCTGGGCAATTGTGGTGAATAACTTCACTTTCCATTATGCCTTATATGTGCTGATGAGCTGGCTTCCCACATACTTTGAGCTAGGCCTTCAGCTTAGTCTTCAGGATATGGGTTCTTCTAAAATGCTTCCTTATCTCAACATGTTCATATTCTCCAATATTGGTGGGGTGGTTGCAGACCACTTGATCACCAGGAAGATCTTGTCTGTGACCAGAACCCGCAAGTTTTTGAATACTATTGGTTTCTTGGTGGCCTCTTTTGCATTGATGGCACTCCCAATGTTTAGAACTTCCGGTGGGGCTGTCTTTTGTTCTTCAGTCAATCTTGGTTTCCTTGCCCTGGGTAGAGCTGGATTTGCTGTAAATCACATGGATGTTGCTCCAAGGTATGCAGGAATTGTTATGGGAGTCTCTAATACTGCTGGGACCTTGGCAGGCGTCATTGGGGTTGGTCTAACGGGTCGGCTCCTTGAAGCTGCTAAAACTGCACATTTGGATCTTTCAAGTCCAGAAAGCTGGAGATCAGTATTCTTCATGCCAGGATATCTCTGCATTTTCAGTTCAATTGCTTTTTTACTATTCGCAACTGGggagaagatatttgattgA